From the genome of Anopheles merus strain MAF chromosome X, AmerM5.1, whole genome shotgun sequence, one region includes:
- the LOC121596319 gene encoding uncharacterized protein LOC121596319, translating to MDYMPDKKKRKKNIHMSEEITLVFVDLVFRHEAIWNRKHKDYKDINRRNDDWCSIADQVGLPVNVLKDKWASLQSTYRKCRSTYNKSLVTGSGADEVDNPTWFAYSAMRFLDGTTDCGKTLNTVSKYIHSVRVG from the exons atgg attATATGCcggacaaaaaaaagaggaagaag AACATCCATATGAGTGAGGAAATTACTCTTGTGTTTGTAGACCTTGTGTTCCGGCATGAAGCCATTTGGAACCGGAAACACAAGGATTACAAAGATATTAATCGTCGGAACGACGATTGGTGCAGCATAGCTGACCAAGTGGGATTGCCAGTCAATGTGTTGAAGGACAAGTGGGCATCACTCCAGTCTACATATAGAAAGTGCCGATCAACATACAACAAGAGTCTGGTAACTGGTTCTG gAGCTGATGAAGTTGACAACCCCACTTGGTTTGCCTATAGTGCGATGCGGTTTCTCGATGGAACAACCGATTGTGGTAAAACGTTGAATACCGTAAGTAAATATATACATTCGGTCCGCGTTGGTTGA
- the LOC121592686 gene encoding rapamycin-insensitive companion of mTOR produces the protein MAMSSWMIRRSLRQKSRPAPEDCYRLDTDKSLRENAVDIYGGLCSPHTTVNKRLSLLNGLAKLIDRWKRDAGLDSGASLELAVQPPGRSVGLLAAERDACLGYAVQQWVCCVARSLVHPLPQIRAGALRVMRRLLLAPSDLREFNRLQLPHLVCRSLDVMLRNGEERLQALKLVRRMLVVAPEELQPALVRCLVALCESGAGGMAGSAGPGGGAGGGGGGGVPGAAGAGAGGAHSGVGGSGGEDRLLRCCLATLCEVGVLNPLLLIECGGVGVITRSVLECHSPRIAESLCGVLLYLLEWPQTRDIAGVRLDCFAAPYCDFTYRIGILDRNKDARDLRFTCSRLALLSVLRSWAGTIEFCDPHRPSGLRAFIDILYLNQLEIRKVVLDLLYELIGLPQPVWTDEYSVAMAAVDPAEYQDAWRLHEGFVAAEGIAILPSLAGAVPNLCEIHLALLLYCFVENGLLNALIEVIVSSDTLISVRATILLARITHQLHCLLPAELCARTPTATLPMLVARAIEGNHQARAAITALQQHHLMLQNRPASCSLYLDCIIQSGELINTRAFRRELVAPVRVAGGQGSPLGVGGVASAFKYGTLDGLKRSRHDSSSSSGGGIGSGSAGGTFGGLFGNIFLNSSGGSGGGGAYEWSANYDGFLRDVSRTTSRTGSMKRSSKRNMLQQLWASITEGDRLLKESRVLSVKDANLWDWDIIITILRSDLLGTKLDEQNTRFVRRIVDYFKPSNNRFSHQDFAHLNSNRQMPAYVTAGLELIDAMLQSTELEYIRILTDLFTDISRQLLAIHAKKSAHECLFSPLHMTGTMCQHYFLFIGRMCRTEGGLEILRNTDVFKELSTIVLKTNHLCYVKLIVSGLDYSLEGEPRVILAKALLRHPSPKARLYATQMLRVLLRARLPNFEVWGIQLMLKLVAAMLGDGQARCVQTAALELLEEACYERAYLEELAHFWPRLDKLGHRGKMVMMRFYSIPRGIFHPEAHTVRELEQWVAVYNEQYVLLVEADTHAHLTQHIRTEDGTYSRRHVASGSPGDNGGAGAPNLAPHLYGQLVQTSKGFSQLLTHGRLLELAERVRASQCSNERDCLRLKAALWALMHACTSKEAIEYFTEHVPWLLAHVVQLVRSADVYSIRATALGGLCLVASTAQGADALRTMGWVAVRHDRNTHWPVTEPNYWETAVSASSASNESDCEGPGRRRHSFASTEDDSTANSMSFPASSCLVSVTGELSPIPGSSHPGSVEREVISGRKHHRHLFHVRRPLLSSSSADMTDPEDVQQLLDGSERLFYSFRTPMFIEPSESSAKIRSLDRKYHRLSLQHYSLSEDGHPSVKMKSSFHPTKSNTQGPCFIGICFPLDIMELFPELETRRSLALGSLVQLDRSKTRTKETGRSMQVTKARIKTDPEVHEGIVVDYECETKGFASAHPSFSSPSSSSQHDANPHDNTEDGQPQWWSYAMHNRSQCVRCCRSKRPEESWNLAVGAIDRPPLDETIANNVLRHVQRMANPVWSKQSRSVLLDLKQSHPTAFQNVCLYSEVCRLLGCNTYRLGSRRFLQELFLDLDFLGTGNQSTPDGATSKQQHQQQPQLMLAATTAKALNTPLQIQTQNLPPSAVPGKGPPLAGGVAFLLRSPPLASVHEASVENLDEMSSTPKLPKARTTIVVPEPPPAEEEVTMRLCEPTTVSSASTTLPPTVAHRPRSIGAQSCSAGATASTRPRFNTLELDLSCSRNKFPIRDRSKKHDFSPTTPTGTHTASTLPLSASSSSASFISTGSVSAVTSPTQALPGASATFGNLFCEQRLRLKSSKSEATLMKNK, from the exons ATGGCCATGTCCAGCTGGATGATCCGGCGAAGCTTAAGGCAAAAAA gtcGCCCCGCACCGGAAGACTGTTACCGACTGGACACGGACAAGTCACTGCGGGAAAATGCGGTCGATATCTATGGCGGGCTCTGTTCGCCTCACACTACCGTGAACAAGCGGCTCAGCTTGTTGAATGGGCTGGCGAAGCTGATCGACCGGTGGAAGCGCGACGCCGGCCTGGACAGTGGTGCCTCGCTCGAGCTGGCGGTCCAGCCGCCGGGCCGGTCGGTCGGGCTGCTCGCGGCCGAGCGGGACGCTTGCCTAGGGTATGCGGTGCAGCAGTGGGTTTGCTGTGTGGCACGCAGTCTCGTTCACCCGCTGCCCCAAATACGGGCTGGTGCGCTGCGTGTGATGCGCCGCCTGCTGCTAGCGCCGAGCGATTTGCGCGAGTTCAATCGGTTACAGCTGCCGCACCTCGTCTGCCGCAGCCTGGACGTGATGCTGCGGAATGGGGAGGAACGGCTGCAGGCGCTAAAGCTGGTGCGTAGGATGCTGGTGGTCGCACCGGAGGAGCTGCAACCGGCCCTCGTGCGCTGCCTggtcgcactgtgcgaaagtggcGCAGGCGGCATGGCCGGATCCGCAGGACCCGGCGGAGGTGCTGgaggaggcggcggcggcggcgttcCAGGAGCAGCGGGAGCGGGCGCAGGCGGTGCTCATTCGGGCGTGGGAGGATCTGGTGGAGAGGATCGGCTGCTGCGCTGCTGTCTGGCGACTTTGTGTGAAGTTGGCGTGCTGAATCCGCTACTGCTGATCGAGTGTGGCGGTGTGGGCGTAATTACGCGCAGCGTGCTGGAATGCCACAGCCCGCGCATCGCCGAGAGCCTGTGCGGCGTGCTGCTGTACCTGCTCGAGTGGCCCCAGACGCGCGACATTGCGGGCGTGCGGCTGGATTGCTTCGCCGCACCGTACTGCGATTTTACATACCGCATCGGCATCCTCGACCGGAACAAGGACGCGCGGGATCTGCGCTTCACCTGCAGCCGGTTGGCGCTGCTGTCAGTGCTGCGGTCCTGGGCCGGCACGATCGAGTTCTGCGACCCGCACCGACCGTCCGGGCTGCGCGCCTTCATCGATATCCTCTACCTGAACCAGCTCGAGATCCGAAAGGTGGTGTTGGATTTGCTGTACGAGCTGATCGGGCTGCCCCAGCCGGTGTGGACCGACGAATACTCGGTCGCGATGGCGGCGGTGGACCCAGCCGAGTATCAGGACGCGTGGCGCCTGCACGAGGGCTTCGTCGCGGCAGAAGGCATTGCGATCCTGCCGAGCCTGGCCGGGGCCGTTCCGAACCTGTGCGAAATCCATCTCGCCCTGCTGCTCTACTGCTTTGTCGAGAACGGGCTGCTGAACGCGCTGATCGAGGTCATCGTCTCGAGCGACACGCTCATCTCGGTCCGGGCGACGATACTGCTAGCCCGCATCACCCACCAGCTGCACTGTCTGCTGCCGGCGGAGCTGTGTGCCCGGACGCCTACCGCCACCCTGCCAATGCTGGTGGCCCGCGCCATCGAGGGGAACCATCAGGCGCGGGCGGCCATCACCgcactgcagcagcaccacctgATGCTGCAGAACCGACCGGCCAGCTGCAGCCTGTACCTCGACTGCATCATCCAGAGCGGCGAGCTGATTAACACCCGCGCGTTTCGGcgcgaactcgttgcaccggTGCGAGTCGCAGGAGGGCAGGGCAGCCCGTTGGGGGTGGGCGGCGTGGCCAGTGCATTCAAGTACGGCACGCTGGATGGGCTGAAGCGGTCGCGGCACGATTCGAGCAGCTCGAGCGGTGGCGGCATCGGCAGCGGCTCGGCCGGTGGCACGTTCGGTGGATTGTTCGGGAACATCTTCCTGAACAGTagtggcggcagcggcggtggcggtgcgtACGAGTGGAGCGCCAACTACGACGGTTTTTTGCGGGACGTGTCGCGCACAACCAGCCGCACCGGTTCGATGAAACGGTCGTCCAAGCGCAacatgctgcagcagctgtggGCCAGCATTACCGAGGGCGACCGGTTGCTGAAAGAATCGAGGGTGCTCTCGGTGAAGGATGCCAACCTGTGGGACTGGGACATTATCATCACGATactgcgg TCGGACTTGTTGGGCACGAAGCTAGACGAACAGAATACACGCTTTGTGCGCCGGATTGTGGACTACTTCAAGCCGAGCAACAACCGCTTCTCGCACCAAGACTTTGCGCACCTCAACAGCAACCGGCAGATGCCAGCATACGTAACAGCTGGACTGGAGCTGATCGATGCGATGCTTCAATCGACGGAG CTCGAGTACATACGCATCCTGACCGACCTTTTCACCGACATCAGCCGTCAGCTGCTGGCAATTCACGCGAAAAAGTCCGCGCACGAGTGTCTGTTCAGTCCGCTGCACATGACCGGCACGATGTGCCAGCACTACTTCCTGTTCATTGGGCGTATGTGTCGGACGGAGGGCGGTCTTGAGATACTGCGCAACACCGACGTGTTCAAGGAGCTATCCACGATCGTGCTCAAGACGAATCACCTGTGCTACGTGAAACTTATCGTGTCCGGGCTGGACTACAGTCTCGAAGGCGAACCGCGTGTCATCCTGGCGAAGGCGCTGCTGCGGCACCCGTCGCCAAAGGCGCGCCTGTACGCAACGCAGATGCTGCGCGTGCTGCTCCGCGCCCGGCTGCCCAACTTCGAGGTGTGGGGCATACAGCTGATGCTGAAGCTCGTCGCGGCCATGCTCGGGGACGGTCAGGCTCGCTGCGTCCAGACGGCAGCGCTCGAGCTGCTCGAGGAGGCGTGCTACGAGCGGGCCTACTTGGAGGAGCTGGCACACTTCTGGCCCCGGCTGGACAAGCTCGGCCATCGCGGCAAGATGGTGATGATGCGCTTCTACTCGATCCCGCGCGGAATCTTCCATCCCGAGGCACACACGGTGCGCGAGCTCGAGCAGTGGGTCGCGGTGTACAACGAGCAGTACGTGCTGCTGGTCGAGGCGGACACGCACGCCCACCTGACGCAGCATATACGTACGGAGGACGGTACGTACAGCAGGCGGCACGTGGCAAGCGGTTCCCCGGGTGATAATGGGGGCGCTGGCGCCCCGAACCTCGCTCCGCATCTGTACGGGCAGCTGGTGCAAACGAGCAAAGGTTTCTCACAGCTGCTGACGCACGGCCGGCTGCTGGAACTAGCGGAGCGCGTCCGAGCGAGCCAGTGCAGTAACGAGCGCGACTGCCTGCGGCTGAAGGCGGCACTGTGGGCTCTGATGCATGCCTGCACCAGCAAGGAAGCTATCGAGTACTTCACTGAGCACGTACCGTGGCTGCTGGCCCATGTGGTGCAGCTGGTGCGTAGTGCGGACGTGTACTCGATCCGGGCGACCGCACTCGGTGGCCTCTGTCTGGTGGCGAGCACGGCACAGGGTGCCGACGCGCTGCGTACGATGGGCTGGGTTGCGGTGCGGCACGACCGTAACACCCACTGGCCGGTGACGGAGCCGAACTATTGGGAAACGGCGGTGTCAGCATCGAGCGCCAGCAACGAGAGTGACTGCGAGGGCCCCGGGCGACGGCGACACAGCTTCGCCTCGACCGAAGACGACAGCACAGCCAACAGCATGTCCTTTCCGGCCTCCTCCTGTCTTGTCTCGGTGACAGGGGAGCTTTCGCCCATACCGGGTAGCTCACACCCGGGCAGCGTCGAGCGGGAGGTCATAAGTGGGCGCAAGCACCATCGGCATCTGTTCCACGTGAGACGACCCTTGCTCTCCAGCTCGTCTGCGGATATGACCGATCCGGAGGatgtgcagcagctgctggatGGTAGTGAGCGGCTGTTTTATTCCTTCCGCACTCCTATGTTTATCGAACCGAGTGAGTCCAGTGCCAAGATTCGCAGTCTCGATCGCAAATACCATCGCCTCAGTTTACAGCA CTACTCCTTAAGCGAGGATGGACATCCCAGCGTTAAGATGAAATCTTCATTTCACCCCACCAAGTCAAATACGCAAGGACCTTGTTTTATCG GAATTTGTTTCCCGCTAGATATAATGGAGCTGTTCCCAGAGCTAGAGACACGTCGCTCACTAGCGCTCGGATCGCTGGTACAGCTAGATCGCTCTAAAACGCGAACCAAAGAAACGGGCAGATCGATGCAGGTGACAAAGGCGCGGATCAAAACCGATCCAGAGGTGCACGAAGGCATTGTGGTTGATTACGAGTGCGAGACAAAGGGCTTTGCGTCAGCCCATCCGTCGTTCAGTTCGCCCTCGTCTTCCTCCCAACACGATGCGAATCCCCACGATAATACGGAGGACGGTCAGCCGCAGTGGTGGTCGTACGCCATGCACAACCGCTCCCAATGCGTCCGTTGTTGCCGGAGCAAACGTCCGGAGGAGAGCTGGAACCTGGCGGTTGGCGCTATTGACCGACCCCCGTTAGACGAAACGATTGCCAATAACGTGCTGCGGCACGTGCAGCGTATGGCGAACCCAGTGTGGAGCAAACAATCCCGCAGCGTCCTGCTTGATTTAAAACAGTCTCACCCGACCGCCTTCCAGAACGTTTGCCTGTACTCGGAGGTGTGCCGGCTGCTCGGCTGCAACACGTATCGGCTTGGTTCGCGCCGCTTCCTGCAGGAGCTGTTCCTGGATCTCGACTTTTTAGGGACCGGCAATCAATCAACGCCCGATGGCGCAACGagcaaacagcagcaccaacagcagccaCAACTCATGTTAGCCGCAACCACTGCCAAAGCACTCAACACCCCGCTCCAGATCCAAACGCAGAATCTCCCACCGTCGGCGGTGCCGGGCAAGGGGCCGCCGCTCGCCGGTGGCGTCGCCTTTCTTCTTCGCTCACCACCACTCGCCAGTGTGCACGAGGCGAGCGTAGAAAATCTGGACGAAATGTCGTCCACGCCGAAGCTGCCAAAGGCACGGACTACGATTGTTGTGCCCGAGCCACCCCCGGCCGAAGAAGAAGTCACCATGCGCTTATGTGAACCCACCACCGTTTCCTCCGCGTCTACCACGCTCCCGCCTACCGTTGCCCATCGACCACGTTCAATTGGAGCACAAAGCTGCAGCGCTGGTGCGACGGCCAGTACGCGACCCCGGTTCAACACGCTCGAACTGGACCTAAGCTGCTCACGAAACAAATTTCCAATACGGGACCGAAGCAAGAAACACGACTTCTCGCCGACGACGCCGACTGGGACGCACACTGCATCGACTTTACCCTTGTCCGCCAGCAGTTCGTCAGCCTCGTTCATCAGCACTGGCAGTGTGTCCGCCGTGACCAGCCCGACGCAGGCATTACCGGGCGCATCGGCCACCTTCGGTAATCTGTTCTGCGAGCAGCGGTTACGGCTCAAGTCGTCCAAATCGGAGGCAACCCTCATGAAGAACAAGTAA
- the LOC121596312 gene encoding protein LST8 homolog: MTGDLINEPILVTGSYDHTIRVWHPYTSQCIRNMQHVDSQVNALEISPKRNMLVACGYQHIRLYDLNSNYPNVNFEGVTKNVTSVGFQEDGKWMFTGGEDGKVRIWDMNSPSPACKRIFDCQSPVYAVCLLPNQVELLMAHQGGGIYLWDVKSDQHDHLLPEVECSILDVAVSPNGMYMAAINNKGSCFIWTLTSWSGLSDQETQLTRSEAKLKIQAHDKYGLRCKFSPDSNYLVTCSGDGTARVYRTDTWTLHAELRIERYWMWDAAFNNDSKYLFTASSDSLARLWRIDTKTVEREYTGHLKAVTALAFRDEPVPISTTDVTGTGLSSTH, from the exons ATGACGGGTGATTTGATCAATGAGCCGATTTTGGTGACCGGCAGCTACGACCACACGATACGGGTATGGCACCCGTACACAAGCCAATGTATACGAAACATGCAGCATGTAGACTCG CAAGTGAACGCGCTAGAGATTTCACCAAAGCGCAACATGCTGGTGGCGTGCGGTTACCAACACATCCGGCTGTACGATCTTAACTCGAACTATCCGAACGTCAACTTCGAGGGCGTGACGAAAAACGTGACGAGCGTTGGGTTCCAGGAGGACGGTAAGTGGATGTTTACTGGGGGCGAGGACGGTAAGGTGCGCATCTGGGACATGAATTCTCCCAGTCCGGCCTGCAAGCGTATCTTTGACTGCCAGAGCCCGGTCTACGCGGTCTGCCTACTGCCGAACCAGGTGGAGCTGCTGATGGCGCACCAGGGCGGAGGTATCTACCTGTGGGACGTTAAGTCCGACCAGCACGACCACCTGCTGCCCGAGGTGGAGTGCTCGATACTGGACGTGGCTGTCAGCCCGAACGGTATGTACATGGCGGCAATCAACAACAAGGGCAGCTGCTTCATCTGGACGCTGACGAGCTGGTCCGGTTTGTCCGACCAGGAGACGCAGCTGACCCGGTCCGAGGCGAAGCTGAAGATACAGGCGCACGACAAGTATGGACTGCGATGCAAGTTCAGCCCGGACTCTAACTATCTAGTGACGTGCTCGGGCGACGGCACGGCACGTGTATACCGCACCGACACGTGGACATTGCACGCGGAACTGCGCATCGAGCGGTACTGGATGTGGGACGCTGCGTTCAACAACGACTCAAAGTACCTGTTCACTGCCTCATCGGATAGTCTGGCCCGGCTGTGGCGCATCGACACCAAGACGGTTGAGCGCGAGTACACTGGACATCTGAAGGCGGTTACCGCGCTAGCGTTCCGGGATGAGCCAGTGCCCATCAGCACAACCGACGTCACCGGCACGGGGCTATCCTCCACCCACTAG
- the LOC121596305 gene encoding putative nuclease HARBI1, translated as MNREQKVATLRLTNAWSTFIKLHMVSLRQPPQTREWARPMLLERNYQASRLVNTIMEEELDTTIINFMRLSRNDFNYLLEQITPKIKKMDTNMRPSLSPRDMLIVTLRYLATGDQYKSLEYAFRISAQAISKFVPQVCDCLVEVLRNYVKLPTNSDEWMKIVQGFEEKWNFPHTLGAIDGKHVMIKAPPHSGTDYFNYRRFFSVVFLGVVDSNSNFIYADVGSKGRISDGGVFRNSVLYKKLERNECGIPSPAPLYQASRILVPYMFLGDKAFPLTHYCLRPFSGLTERGSVQRIFNMRHSIARRPVEMAYGIHSGRFRVLRKPIELSEENAKKVIMATIYLHNFIRRDENTRNQDANQFIYRQDDNPNKLRFNANRSRPNFNMMEIRMHMANYLVNN; from the exons ATGAACCGTGAACAAAAAGTGGCCACCTTGCGGCTTACAAATGCGTGGTCCACTTTCATTAAGTTACATATGGTGTCTCTTCGACAACCTCCACAAACCAGAGAATGGGCGCGCCCCATGCTTCTGGAAAGAAACTATCAAGCTAGTCGGTTGGTTAACACCATTATGGAGGAAGAATTGGATACCACCATTATAAATTTTATGAGGTTATCCAGAAATGATTTTAACTATCTGCTTGAGCAAATTAcgccaaaaattaaaaaaatggatacCAATATGCGCCCAAGTTTGTCACCAAGGGACATGCTTATTGTGACATTACGATATTTGGCTACGGGAGACCAATACAAGTCGCTTGAATACGCTTTTCGG ATTTCTGCCCAAGCGATTTCTAAATTCGTACCTCAAGTATGTGATTGCCTTGTTGAAGTTTTAAGAAACTATGTGAAG TTACCCACCAATTCGGACGAATGGATGAAAATTGTGCAGGGCTTTGAAGAAAAGTGGAATTTTCCCCATACACTCGGGGCGATTGACGGCAAACATGTTATGATAAAAGCTCCACCGCATAGCGGAACTGACTATTTTAACTATAGAAGGTTTTTTAGTGTTGTATTTTTAGGTGTGGTAGATTCTAACAGTAATTTTATATATGCAGATGTTGGCTCTAAAGGTAGAATATCAGACGGAGGAGTCTTTAGAAATTCTGTACTCTACAAAAAACTAGAAAGAAACGAGTGTGGTATTCCAAGCCCTGCACCGTTATACCAAGCATCCCGCATCCTTGTACCGTATATGTTTTTAGGAGATAAGGCTTTTCCGTTGACGCATTACTGCCTTAGACCGTTCAGTGGTTTAACGGAAAGAGGATCAGTCCAGCGCATTTTTAATATGCGACACTCGATTGCCAGGCGTCCTGTTGAAATGGCCTACGGAATCCATAGTGGCAGGTTTCGGGTGTTGAGAAAGCCTATCGAGCTTAGTGAGGAAAACGCTAAAAAGGTGATAATGGCCACTAtatatttgcataattttataCGACGGGATGAAAATACTAGGAATCAAGATGCCAACCAATTTATATATAGGCAAGACGACAATCCAAATAAGCTTAGATTTAATGCAAATAGATCACGGCCCAATTTCAATATGATGGAAATTCGGATGCATATGGCAAATTATTTagtaaataattga
- the LOC121593281 gene encoding uncharacterized protein LOC121593281 has translation MDQTQLLPAIASEVATLMMLLIEEEEEENQQEIERRCWMTDLFLERESVWSRLFRAIDREGPNGQLNSFLRVNKEEFYYLLSRIGPRMTRDVISSREDTYRLMLQNGSRSQKSLKKNGIFPT, from the exons ATGGATCAAACTCAACTTCTACCAGCTATTGCTTCTGAAGTGGCTACTTTAATGATGCTTCTTAttgaagaggaggaagaagaaaatcaaCAGGAAATCGAAAGGCGCTGCTGGATGACCGATCTCTTCCTGGAGCGGGAAAGTGTATGGAGCCGGTTGTTTCGGGCAATTGACAGAGAAGGACCAAATGGCCAGCTCAATAGCTTTCTAAGGGTGAATAAGGAAGAATTTTACTATTTGCTCTCACGGATTGGTCCTAGAATGACCAGGGACGTTATAAGTTCCAGGGAAGACAC tTACCGTCTAATGCTACAGAATGGCTCAAGATCTCAAAAGTCTTTGAAGAAAAATGGAATTTTCCCCACGTAA